A window of the Methyloprofundus sp. genome harbors these coding sequences:
- a CDS encoding 3-deoxy-D-manno-octulosonic-acid transferase: MYTLYITLFYLLLPLLLIFRYRKGLQWQSFNTRYPESLGFYSKKHHQHVIWVHAVSVGEVEAAHVLIEYLRKNYPYKVLVTTGTEPGYNRVRALQGDNVEHVYLPYDTPGAVERFIAHFQPRVGIIMETEIWPVLFAKCNKHDIPLFIINARLSEKSMRGYRKIKSFLHRRFAGVTGVVVQTEVDAHRYQEIGVLADKIRVSGNIKLDMPIADSMRIQATQVKQALFPDRQVFIVGSTHEGEEELFLQAYQQLKPQFPALILVLAPRQPKRAAEIKKLCTQFNLQVIARTEGINCTPSTDVYMVDTLGELKQMYAVADYSFVAGSMVPIGGHNVFEPILLGVPVLFGPYMKNMELLAQQLLAAQGAIQCADTAAIVTAVTQLITDSQAREQLINNGLAFITQNNGALEKTIAFIDPFIKAADSARPQ, from the coding sequence ATGTACACTCTTTATATTACCTTGTTTTACCTGCTATTACCGTTACTCCTCATCTTCCGCTACCGCAAAGGGCTGCAATGGCAAAGCTTTAATACTCGCTATCCAGAAAGCTTAGGTTTTTATAGCAAAAAACATCATCAACACGTTATTTGGGTACATGCAGTATCAGTCGGTGAAGTGGAAGCAGCACATGTATTAATAGAGTATCTACGCAAAAATTATCCGTATAAAGTATTAGTGACCACAGGTACCGAGCCAGGCTATAACCGAGTGCGCGCATTGCAAGGTGATAACGTTGAACATGTCTATTTACCCTATGATACCCCTGGTGCGGTAGAACGATTTATTGCGCACTTTCAACCTCGGGTTGGCATTATTATGGAAACCGAGATTTGGCCGGTATTATTTGCAAAATGCAATAAACACGATATTCCACTCTTTATTATCAATGCCCGTTTGTCAGAAAAATCTATGCGTGGCTATCGTAAAATCAAAAGCTTTTTACATCGCCGTTTTGCTGGTGTAACAGGCGTTGTTGTACAAACTGAAGTCGATGCTCACCGTTATCAAGAGATTGGCGTATTAGCCGACAAAATCAGGGTTTCAGGCAATATTAAGCTAGACATGCCTATTGCCGACTCAATGCGAATACAAGCCACACAAGTGAAACAAGCACTTTTCCCTGATCGGCAAGTATTCATAGTGGGCAGTACCCACGAAGGTGAGGAAGAATTATTTTTACAGGCTTATCAACAATTAAAACCACAGTTTCCCGCACTGATATTAGTCTTGGCACCACGCCAACCTAAGCGGGCTGCTGAGATAAAAAAACTATGCACACAGTTTAATTTACAAGTTATTGCGCGTACAGAAGGCATCAATTGCACGCCAAGCACTGATGTCTATATGGTGGATACCCTAGGTGAACTCAAACAGATGTATGCTGTTGCAGACTACAGCTTTGTCGCTGGCAGTATGGTGCCTATTGGTGGTCATAATGTTTTTGAACCTATTTTATTGGGTGTACCAGTGCTGTTTGGCCCTTATATGAAAAACATGGAATTATTAGCACAACAATTACTTGCCGCTCAAGGGGCAATTCAATGTGCTGATACCGCCGCTATTGTTACTGCAGTAACGCAGCTAATAACTGATTCACAAGCAAGAGAGCAACTCATTAATAATGGCCTTGCTTTTATCACGCAAAATAATGGTGCCTTAGAAAAAACCATTGCATTTATTGACCCGTTTATAAAAGCTGCAGACTCTGCTAGGCCACAATAA
- a CDS encoding molybdopterin molybdotransferase /putative molybdopterin biosynthesis protein — MAQQKQFLDVISPDLAKSRFEAAISLIPAEEVIPLNQALGRTLSRDVSAKVNVPSFDRSNLDGFAVKASDTIGAEEYSPISIQLLKQPIAAGATPKHEVVAGVAVLIATGGMLPRGADAIVMVENADVREDKLVISKPVSPGSGIAFAGTDVASGQIVLYQGDLLTSRETGILAAIGETEIHVWKRPKVAVISTGNEIIAPGQPMSPGLVYDSNARIIADAVRELGGEPLELGIAIDNPKQLREKIQQAFQQADMILLSGGTSKGEGDLSYQVVYELEDPGVIVHGVALKPGKPICLAASQGKPVVVLPGFPTSAIFTFHEFVAPVIRQLAGLSAASQSVVPAELAVRVNSEIGRAEFLLVRLLDNSQLQLSEQQNQENPQKPKLAAYPIGKGSGSVTTFSNADGFVRIDQHVELLEAGSPVKVQLISRDTKPADLVIIGSHCLGLDLIMSLLKRKGIQVRFMSVGSSAGLIAVKRGQCDIAGIHLFDPASASYNQHCVTEGLSLIQGYRRQQGLIFRADDPRFQGDNAKAVVAQVKNDPDCLMINRNLGSGTRVLIEQLLEGSKPNGYLVQTSNHRAVFAAIQQKRADWGVAIQSLTEANTGFLEIQDECYDFMVANAKLQKKAVQVFMELLQDKEVQAALAKIGINADKDSGTLYQ; from the coding sequence ATGGCACAACAAAAACAATTTCTTGATGTTATTAGCCCTGACCTAGCAAAATCTCGTTTTGAAGCGGCCATTTCGCTTATCCCAGCCGAAGAAGTGATCCCATTAAATCAGGCTTTAGGGCGTACTTTATCCAGAGATGTCAGTGCCAAGGTCAACGTACCTTCATTTGATCGCTCTAACCTAGATGGCTTTGCCGTTAAAGCTTCCGATACCATTGGCGCAGAAGAATACAGTCCTATTTCCATACAATTACTTAAGCAGCCTATCGCTGCGGGTGCAACACCTAAGCATGAAGTTGTCGCAGGGGTTGCTGTATTGATAGCCACTGGCGGTATGCTCCCCCGAGGTGCTGATGCCATTGTGATGGTGGAAAATGCAGATGTTCGTGAGGATAAACTTGTCATCTCCAAACCGGTTAGCCCAGGCTCAGGTATCGCTTTTGCAGGCACCGATGTTGCCAGCGGCCAAATTGTGCTCTATCAAGGAGATTTGCTCACTAGCCGAGAAACCGGCATATTAGCCGCCATCGGTGAAACAGAAATTCATGTCTGGAAACGACCGAAAGTAGCCGTCATTTCCACTGGCAATGAAATCATTGCCCCAGGGCAACCGATGAGTCCGGGACTTGTTTATGATTCCAATGCGCGCATTATTGCCGATGCGGTCAGAGAATTAGGCGGCGAACCGTTAGAATTAGGGATCGCCATTGATAACCCTAAACAATTAAGAGAAAAAATTCAACAAGCATTCCAACAGGCCGATATGATTTTACTATCAGGCGGCACTAGCAAAGGCGAAGGTGATTTATCTTATCAAGTCGTCTATGAGTTAGAAGACCCTGGCGTTATCGTACATGGTGTGGCTCTTAAGCCAGGCAAGCCTATTTGCTTGGCAGCCAGCCAAGGTAAACCTGTCGTAGTTTTACCTGGGTTTCCAACATCCGCTATTTTCACTTTTCATGAGTTCGTTGCCCCTGTTATTCGGCAACTTGCTGGCTTATCCGCAGCTAGCCAAAGTGTAGTACCCGCCGAACTGGCGGTACGAGTTAATTCAGAAATTGGCCGTGCCGAGTTTCTACTAGTACGCTTGCTAGATAATTCACAATTACAACTATCCGAACAACAAAATCAAGAAAACCCACAAAAGCCAAAGCTTGCCGCCTACCCCATAGGCAAAGGCTCCGGCAGTGTCACCACCTTTAGCAATGCCGATGGTTTTGTACGTATCGACCAGCATGTTGAACTATTAGAAGCAGGTAGCCCAGTAAAAGTGCAGCTTATTAGTCGCGATACCAAACCCGCTGATCTGGTTATTATTGGTAGTCACTGCTTAGGGTTGGATTTAATAATGAGCTTGTTAAAACGTAAAGGCATTCAGGTGCGTTTTATGTCTGTGGGCTCTTCAGCTGGGCTGATTGCCGTCAAAAGAGGCCAGTGTGATATTGCCGGCATCCACCTTTTTGACCCTGCAAGTGCCTCCTATAATCAGCACTGCGTTACCGAGGGCTTGAGTCTCATTCAGGGCTATCGCCGTCAACAAGGTTTAATCTTTAGAGCCGATGATCCACGCTTTCAGGGAGATAATGCCAAGGCAGTCGTTGCACAGGTGAAAAATGACCCCGACTGTTTAATGATCAACCGCAATCTCGGCAGTGGTACTCGCGTATTAATTGAGCAATTATTAGAAGGCAGTAAGCCCAATGGTTACTTAGTACAAACCAGTAATCATAGAGCTGTTTTTGCTGCCATTCAGCAAAAAAGAGCGGACTGGGGAGTTGCTATTCAATCATTAACGGAAGCGAATACTGGTTTTTTGGAAATTCAGGATGAATGCTATGATTTTATGGTTGCCAATGCAAAACTGCAGAAAAAAGCAGTACAGGTCTTTATGGAATTATTGCAAGATAAAGAGGTGCAAGCTGCATTAGCTAAAATAGGCATTAATGCCGATAAAGATAGCGGTACTCTGTATCAATAA
- a CDS encoding transposase, IS4 family: protein MVLMMRKSVKSVQNVVNEAMSWLDLPPVTASAYSQARYKLKHTAFIELNQTAIVETVYGGDGDYHKFWGFRVLAIDGSKVVLPNTEDVREEFGTISYSNGKDSEIIGQHPYALASVLYDVLNRVAIDARLGRARAYEIDLAVEHLAHTQAKDLLTMDRNYPSYRMLAELTQSRRDYVIRCSAASFAVARKMLKGEGKESQTATLKPCAEQMSIIRKLGLPVSLKVRFVRVKLSTGENEVLVTSLHNEKYYPSADFAELYYLRWGIETFYGLLKTRLGLENFTGTQAEAVKQDFHSSVYLTGLESILTDAAQKQLDAKETKYPQIVNRSVSFNAIKNHAFDLLLGDTETNFIEEKLTALFLTNPTIERKHRNPPRKKSSARRLLNFHKRQKKHCF from the coding sequence ATGGTCTTAATGATGAGAAAAAGTGTTAAATCAGTGCAAAATGTAGTGAATGAAGCGATGAGCTGGCTAGATTTACCACCTGTAACGGCCAGTGCTTATTCGCAAGCACGTTATAAGCTTAAGCACACTGCATTTATAGAACTCAACCAAACCGCTATAGTTGAAACGGTGTATGGTGGTGATGGCGACTATCATAAATTCTGGGGTTTTCGGGTCTTGGCAATTGATGGTTCAAAAGTTGTTTTGCCGAATACAGAAGATGTCCGAGAAGAATTTGGCACGATTTCTTATTCAAATGGCAAGGATAGTGAAATAATAGGGCAGCATCCCTATGCACTCGCCTCGGTGCTCTATGATGTATTGAATCGAGTGGCAATTGATGCACGTTTGGGCAGAGCGAGAGCTTATGAAATTGATTTGGCGGTTGAGCATTTAGCTCATACACAAGCAAAAGATTTGTTGACGATGGACAGGAACTACCCATCTTATCGAATGCTGGCTGAATTGACTCAATCTCGGAGAGATTATGTTATTCGTTGTTCGGCGGCCTCGTTTGCAGTAGCAAGAAAAATGCTAAAAGGTGAAGGAAAAGAAAGCCAAACGGCAACACTTAAGCCTTGTGCTGAGCAAATGTCCATTATTCGTAAATTAGGCCTACCTGTTTCACTTAAGGTACGCTTTGTACGGGTTAAGTTGAGTACTGGTGAAAATGAAGTTTTAGTGACTTCCTTACATAATGAAAAGTACTATCCGAGTGCTGATTTTGCTGAGCTATATTATTTGCGCTGGGGAATTGAAACCTTTTATGGGTTGTTAAAAACTCGGTTAGGGCTGGAAAATTTTACGGGAACTCAGGCAGAGGCAGTGAAGCAGGATTTTCATTCAAGTGTATATTTAACGGGGCTTGAGTCAATATTAACGGATGCTGCACAGAAACAACTAGATGCCAAAGAAACAAAATACCCACAGATCGTTAACCGCTCGGTATCGTTTAATGCCATCAAAAATCATGCGTTCGATTTATTGCTTGGAGACACTGAGACCAACTTCATAGAGGAAAAGCTGACGGCACTATTTTTAACTAATCCCACCATTGAACGAAAGCACCGCAACCCGCCTCGTAAAAAATCATCTGCGAGGCGCTTGCTGAATTTTCATAAGCGGCAGAAAAAGCATTGTTTTTAA
- a CDS encoding molybdopterin molybdotransferase, giving the protein MNTQKMKLADANLLADDVRMRGFKQRVPIDSVLNWLVQQSIKRPEQNIAISDAAGRVLAHDIVSDINIPGFARSMMDGYAILASDAQGTSSYNQLPLQVIGKSMPGQGTEVKVTSGTAVRIMTGAPVPEGANAVLPAENVELDDSFIMVMESVAEGRNIGRIGEDISTGATILKQGRRLRPQDIALLASLGNKEIAVFRQLQISIVVTGSEILPVGSRPQGYQITNSNGPMLAALSSRDGAVVVNSCIVTDDPELIEQSMLGDYDLLLITGGTSVGEEDLVPLLVAKLGELIFHGVAMRPSRSTGIGLIADKPIFLLPGNPVACLCAYDFFAGRLIRKLSGQQRNWPYVSVTKKLQQKLVSMLGRTDYARVRLYDNDTVAPIAIGGAAIISSTTEADGFVIVPANSEGYAAETEVEVFLYD; this is encoded by the coding sequence ATGAATACCCAAAAAATGAAACTTGCTGATGCTAATTTACTCGCTGATGATGTGCGTATGCGCGGCTTTAAACAACGCGTGCCCATCGACTCAGTACTAAACTGGCTAGTACAACAATCCATTAAGCGCCCCGAACAGAATATCGCAATATCGGATGCTGCAGGCAGAGTACTGGCACATGATATTGTCAGTGATATTAATATTCCAGGCTTTGCGCGTTCAATGATGGATGGTTATGCTATCTTGGCAAGTGATGCTCAAGGCACTTCATCATATAACCAACTACCGCTACAAGTGATTGGCAAATCCATGCCCGGACAAGGTACGGAAGTTAAAGTGACTTCTGGTACTGCGGTGAGAATCATGACGGGCGCACCTGTTCCCGAAGGAGCTAACGCAGTATTACCCGCCGAAAATGTCGAGTTAGACGATAGCTTTATCATGGTGATGGAAAGTGTTGCAGAAGGCCGCAATATCGGCCGTATCGGTGAAGATATTAGCACAGGGGCAACCATATTAAAGCAAGGTCGGCGTTTACGGCCGCAAGATATTGCCTTACTCGCGTCTTTAGGTAACAAAGAGATTGCTGTTTTTAGGCAGCTACAAATTAGTATCGTCGTCACAGGCAGTGAAATACTGCCTGTTGGTAGTCGTCCGCAAGGCTATCAAATCACCAACTCCAATGGCCCGATGTTGGCCGCTCTCAGCAGTAGAGATGGTGCCGTGGTGGTTAATTCATGCATCGTAACGGATGACCCCGAGCTAATTGAGCAATCGATGCTGGGCGATTATGATCTTTTATTAATCACTGGTGGCACCAGTGTCGGCGAAGAAGATTTAGTACCTTTATTAGTTGCTAAGTTAGGTGAGTTAATTTTTCATGGGGTTGCCATGCGTCCAAGCAGATCAACAGGTATCGGCCTAATCGCGGATAAGCCCATATTTTTATTGCCTGGTAATCCTGTGGCTTGTTTATGTGCCTATGATTTTTTTGCGGGGCGACTGATTCGCAAATTATCTGGCCAGCAACGCAATTGGCCTTATGTTTCTGTCACCAAAAAATTACAACAAAAACTGGTGTCGATGTTGGGGCGCACTGATTATGCTCGGGTACGTTTATACGATAATGATACTGTTGCACCCATCGCAATCGGTGGTGCAGCCATTATCAGCTCAACCACTGAAGCAGATGGATTTGTAATCGTGCCAGCAAATAGTGAAGGTTATGCCGCTGAAACTGAAGTGGAAGTGTTTTTGTATGATTAA
- a CDS encoding molybdate transport system substrate-binding protein: protein MLLAGSVSAADKVLLYAAASTSMAVNEVIKQFKQTSPAIKVKVSFASSSTLAKQIEAGAPADLYISANPKWMDYLQARDLLVNTSRQDLLSNKIVLIAPKGQYLTVPMTKGFDFANQLTGRLCMGEPSHVPVGMYAKQALVSLGWWAQLKASVVGTKDVRAVLTFVERGECAAGIVYATDASSSQKVELIAEFPASSHSPIVYPVAALVANNKAVDTFLQYLSSAQAITIFKEYGFSTQ from the coding sequence ATGCTACTAGCGGGGTCTGTAAGTGCAGCTGATAAAGTATTGCTCTATGCAGCAGCCAGCACCAGCATGGCTGTCAATGAAGTGATTAAGCAGTTTAAGCAAACCTCACCTGCGATTAAAGTAAAAGTATCTTTTGCTTCTTCTTCAACTTTGGCTAAGCAAATAGAAGCAGGTGCGCCCGCTGATCTCTATATTTCAGCAAATCCAAAATGGATGGATTATTTGCAGGCACGTGACCTGTTAGTGAATACTTCTCGGCAAGATTTGTTAAGTAATAAAATTGTGCTGATAGCACCAAAAGGGCAATATCTAACAGTGCCAATGACTAAAGGTTTTGATTTTGCGAATCAGTTAACTGGCAGGCTATGTATGGGCGAACCCTCACATGTTCCTGTGGGTATGTATGCTAAGCAAGCATTGGTTTCTTTAGGCTGGTGGGCGCAGTTGAAAGCTAGTGTGGTTGGAACTAAGGATGTCAGAGCAGTCTTAACATTTGTTGAGCGCGGTGAATGTGCGGCAGGTATTGTCTATGCGACTGATGCGAGCTCATCACAGAAAGTCGAGTTAATTGCCGAGTTTCCAGCTTCAAGCCATAGTCCCATTGTTTATCCAGTGGCGGCATTAGTGGCAAACAATAAAGCAGTCGATACTTTTTTACAATATTTAAGTTCTGCGCAGGCAATAACAATTTTTAAAGAATACGGTTTCAGCACACAATAA
- a CDS encoding molybdate transport system permease protein: MFDLSPEEYSAMMLSLKVGLWSVGIILVPGVFTGWLLARKDFMGKSLVDGIIHLPLVLPPVVTGYLLLLMLGRQGMIGKWLYQQFDITLAFSWRGAVLATALMSFPLMVRSIRLSISTIDIKLEQAARSLGASGLNCFFTVTLPLAIPGIISGSILAFARSLGEFGATITFVGNIEDETRTLPLAIYTYIQVPDGAESAQRLLIISVVLALGALLFSGLIERRAAHWLGGK, encoded by the coding sequence ATGTTTGATCTTTCCCCTGAAGAGTATTCGGCGATGATGCTCTCTTTAAAAGTTGGTTTGTGGAGTGTTGGGATTATTCTTGTTCCAGGTGTCTTTACAGGGTGGTTGCTAGCGCGTAAAGACTTTATGGGAAAGTCTCTGGTCGATGGTATTATCCATTTGCCATTGGTGTTGCCGCCCGTGGTGACGGGATATTTATTATTATTAATGCTCGGCCGCCAAGGGATGATAGGTAAATGGCTGTATCAGCAATTTGATATTACGCTGGCATTTAGTTGGCGCGGTGCCGTTTTGGCAACGGCGTTGATGAGCTTCCCTTTAATGGTGCGCTCCATTCGCTTATCAATTTCTACAATAGATATTAAATTAGAGCAAGCAGCGCGCAGTCTAGGAGCAAGTGGGTTAAATTGTTTTTTTACCGTGACCTTGCCTTTGGCTATTCCAGGGATTATTAGCGGTTCTATTCTAGCTTTTGCTAGAAGTTTGGGTGAGTTTGGTGCCACCATTACCTTTGTGGGCAATATTGAAGATGAAACCCGAACCTTGCCCTTGGCGATATACACTTATATTCAAGTACCAGATGGTGCTGAGTCGGCACAAAGGTTGCTTATTATTTCGGTAGTGCTCGCATTGGGGGCTTTATTATTTAGTGGTTTAATTGAGCGCCGTGCAGCGCATTGGCTAGGAGGCAAATAG
- a CDS encoding molybdate transport system ATP-binding protein, giving the protein MLSLDVQLQRGAFDLEASFALDQPVTGLFGSSGSGKSTLLNLVAGLASPDNGWLKLGEKSLFDSRKNINLSPNKREIGVVFQDSQLFPHLAINQNLLYGYKRIAKKQRRFEVTEIVDLLEIGHLLKKRPAQLSGGEKQRVGLGRALLASPQFLLLDEPLASLDQGLKGQILPFLKRVKDELELPMVYISHSMEEILHLTDQLVVINNGRILGAGHFYDVIKADSVQGVASSMGLENILTVRIVGHDIESGYTLAESNGNILLLPLTDKFIVGDVCYISIRSNEIAIAKHRIEHISIQNQIQGRIISSAKNTACVALHVDIGSRLIVDITPKAFSELALVEGGEVHCLIKAQSFAFLGKVG; this is encoded by the coding sequence GTGTTATCTCTTGACGTACAGTTACAACGCGGTGCTTTTGATTTGGAGGCTAGTTTTGCTTTGGACCAACCTGTTACCGGCTTATTTGGTTCTTCTGGATCGGGTAAAAGCACCTTGCTAAATTTGGTGGCTGGTTTGGCAAGTCCTGATAATGGCTGGTTAAAACTAGGTGAAAAGTCATTATTTGATAGTCGTAAAAATATTAATTTATCGCCTAATAAGCGTGAGATTGGAGTGGTATTTCAAGACAGCCAATTATTTCCACATTTGGCGATTAATCAAAACTTGCTGTATGGCTATAAGCGTATTGCTAAAAAACAGCGGCGTTTTGAGGTTACAGAGATTGTAGATTTATTGGAAATAGGTCATTTACTCAAAAAACGACCTGCACAATTGTCCGGAGGAGAAAAACAGCGTGTCGGTTTAGGGCGAGCTTTATTGGCTTCACCGCAGTTTTTGTTATTGGATGAGCCTTTGGCCTCTTTAGATCAAGGGTTAAAAGGTCAGATTTTGCCTTTTTTAAAGCGGGTTAAAGATGAGCTGGAATTACCGATGGTCTACATCAGCCACTCGATGGAAGAAATACTGCATTTAACGGATCAGTTGGTGGTCATTAACAATGGCCGCATTCTTGGTGCTGGGCATTTTTATGATGTGATTAAAGCCGATTCAGTACAGGGAGTGGCTAGCTCGATGGGGCTAGAAAATATTTTAACAGTAAGGATTGTTGGACATGACATTGAGTCGGGGTACACGCTTGCAGAATCAAATGGTAATATTTTACTGTTACCACTAACGGATAAATTTATAGTGGGTGATGTTTGTTATATCTCCATTCGCTCTAATGAAATTGCTATTGCAAAACACCGTATCGAGCATATTTCGATTCAAAATCAGATTCAAGGCAGGATTATTAGTTCTGCAAAAAATACAGCGTGTGTTGCTTTGCATGTTGATATTGGTTCACGCCTTATTGTTGATATTACCCCGAAAGCATTTTCTGAATTAGCTTTGGTTGAAGGTGGTGAGGTGCATTGCTTGATTAAAGCACAGTCCTTTGCTTTTTTGGGTAAGGTTGGGTAA